A genome region from Oncorhynchus gorbuscha isolate QuinsamMale2020 ecotype Even-year linkage group LG26, OgorEven_v1.0, whole genome shotgun sequence includes the following:
- the LOC124015434 gene encoding inactive rhomboid protein 1 isoform X2 — MAEPRRESTSSLQRKKPPWLKLDIPTAQVSLDEPPTFVQPVKRQGFLRSISMPVEPSHLRSPPRDLFDPRRPPLLRQSSITQTIKRGTADWFGVSKDGDATQKWQRKSLRHCSMRYGRLKPQVIRQMDLSSQDNISLTSTETPPPLYVPSSAHAFGMQKIVDPLARGRAFRMVEEVDGYSVPQTPVTPGAASLCSFTSSRSGLNRLPRRRKRESVAKMSFRAAAALVKGRSLRENATLRRMQRRSFTPASFMEEDVVDLPDELDTSFFARDYLMQEELSTYADEVFESPSDAAVMDVVQEEGSKLDETELTGSALDKSELERSHLMLPLERGWRKAKEGTPGPPKVPLRQEVVSVNGQRRGQRIVVPVKKLFAREKRPYGLGMVGKLTNRTYRKRIDSYVKRQIEDMDDHRPFFTYWITVVHLLITILAVCIYGIAPVGFSQHETVDSVLRNKGVYENVKFVQQENFWVGPSSEALIHLGAKYSPCMRQDQQVHDLIRDKRDIERDSACCVRNDRSGCLQTSEEECSSTLAVWVKWPGHPSTPQLEGRDRQYGSVCHQDPRICLEPASVAPHEWPDDITMWPVCTRYNTGNHTNLPHIDCTITGRPCCIGTKGRCEITSREYCDFMKGYFHEEATLCSQVHCMDDVCGLLPFLNPEIPDQFYRLWLSLFLHAGILHCMVSVCFQMTILRDLEKLAGWLRISIVYILSGITGNLASAIFLPYRAEVGPAGSQFGILACLFVELFQSWQILAQPWRAFIKLLCVVLFLFAFGLLPWIDNFAHIFGFISGFFLSFAFLPYISFGRMDMYRKRLQIIVFLVVFLGLFAGLVVLFYVYPIKCDWCELLTCIPFTDKFCEKYDLNAHLH; from the exons GGGCACAGCGGACTGGTTCGGGGTCAGTAAGGACGGCGATGCCACTCAGAAATGGCAGAGGAAGAGTCTGCGCCACTGCAGCATGCGCTATGGCCGTCTGAAGCCCCAGGTGATCCGGCAGATGGACCTGTCCAGTCAGGACAACATCTCTCTGACCAGCACCGAGACGCCCCCGCCCCTCTACGTACCCTCCTCAGCACATGCCTTTGGCATGCAGAAG ATCGTGGACCCGTTGGCGAGGGGGCGCGCGTTCCgtatggtggaggaggtggacgGTTACAGCGTGCCCCAGACCCCCGTCACCCCCGGCGCCGCCTCCCTctgctccttcacctcctcccgcTCAGGCCTCAACCGGCTGCCGCGGCGACGCAAGAGGGAGTCTGTCGCCAAGATGAGCTTCAGGGCAGCAGCAGCTCTGGTTAAG GGGCGCTCCCTGCGGGAAAACGCAACCCTGCGGCGGATGCAGAGACGCAGCTTCACCCCTGCCAGCTTCATGGAAGAGGACGTGGTGGACTTACCTGATGAGCTGGACACATCCTTCTTCGCCAGA GACTATCTGATGCAGGAGGAGTTGTCCACGTACGCTGACGAGGTGTTTGAGTCTCCGTCGGACGCGGCTGTGATGGATGTGGTGCAGGAGGAGGGCAGTAAGCTGGACGAGACGGAGCTGACCGGCAGCGCTCTGGACAAGAGTGAACTGGAGAGGAGCCATCTCATGCT gcCTCTGGAGCGAGGGTGGCGTAAGGCCAAAGAGGGAACCCCAGGACCGCCCAAGGTGCCCTTGCGGCAGGAGGTGGTGAGTGTGAACGGACAGCGACGGGGGCAGCGCATCGTTGTGCCCGTCAAGAAGCTGTTCGCTCGGGAGAAGAGGCCCTACGGACTGGGCATGGTGGGAAAGCTCACCAACCGCACCTACCGCAAGCGCATCGACAGCTATGTGAAGAGGCAGATAGAGGACATGGATGACCATAG gcctTTCTTTACATACTGGATCACCGTTGTCCACTTGCTGATCACCATCCTGGCTGTCTGCATCTATGGCATCGCCCCCGTGGGCTTCTCCCAGCACGAGACGGTTGATTCT GTTCTAAGAAACAAAGGTGTATATGAAAATGTCAAGTTTGTACAACAAGAGAACTTCTGGGTCGGGCCCAGTTCA GAGGCTCTGATCCACCTGGGGGCCAAGTACTCTCCCTGCATGCGTCAGGACCAGCAGGTGCACGACCTGATCCGGGacaagagagacatagagagagactctGCCTGCTGTGTGCGCAACGACCGCTCCGGCTGTCTACAGACCTCAGAGGAGGAGTGTTCG AGTACTCTGGCCGTGTGGGTGAAGTGGCCTGGTCATCCCAGCACCCCTCAGCTGGAGGGCAGAGACAGGCAGTACGGCTCAGTGTGCCATCAGGACCCCCG GATTTGTCTCGAGCCAGCATCGGTGGCACCGCATGAATGGCCTGACGACATCACCATGTGGCCA GTTTGCACCAGGTACAACACAGGGAACCACACCAACCTGCCTCACATAGACTGCACCATCACAGGCCGGCCCTGCTGCATCGGCACAAAAGGGAG GTGTGAGATCACGTCCAGGGAGTATTGTGACTTCATGAAGGGCTACTTCCACGAGGAGGCTACTCTCTGCTCCCAA GTTCACTGCATGGATGATGTGTGTGGCCTGCTGCCTTTCCTCAACCCAGAGATCCCAGACCAGTTCTACAGactgtggctctctctcttcctgcacgCTGG GATCCTTCACTGCATGGTGTCAGTGTGCTTCCAGATGACCATCCTGAGAGACCTGGagaagctggcaggctggctgagGATCTCCATCGTATACATCCTGTCTGGCATCACCGGCAACCTAGCCAGCGCCATCTTCCTGCCCTACAGAGCAGAG GTGGGTCCGGCAGGCTCCCAGTTTGGCATCCTGGCCTGCCTGTTTGTGGAGCTGTTCCAGAGCTGGCAGATCCTGGCCCAGCCGTGGCGGGCCTTCATCAAGCTGCTGTGTGTGGTGCTCTTCCTCTTCGCCTTCGGCCTGCTGCCCTGGATCGACAACTTTGCCCACATCTTTGGCTTCATCTCTGGCTTCTTCTTGTCCTTCGCCTTCCTGCCCTACATCAGCTTCGGACGCATGGACATGTACCGCAAGCGGCTGCAGATCATCGTCTTCCTGGTGGTGTTCTTGGGGCTGTTCGCCGGCCTCGTGGTGCTTTTCTATGTCTACCCCATCAAGTGTGACTGGTGTGAACTGCTCACCTGCATCCCCTTCACAGACAAGTTCTGTGAGAAGTATGACCTCAACGCCCACCTCCACTGA